From the Desulfosarcina sp. BuS5 genome, one window contains:
- a CDS encoding AAA family ATPase, producing MFIDITMHKTEAKVVYLDYYGLREAPFSITPDPEFLFASGTHQSVLDRIIYGIENWFGFILLVGEVGTGKTTICRSILDRLENRARTVLIINPAVSGKELISGILHDLKVTHRKNASKKELIDCLNRFLIKVADNIPVVVIIDDAQAMPFDALEDLRLLSNLETDKKKLLQIVLAGQPELAENISRRELRQLRQRISIDCRLDVLSKNEIEGYIRHRLYISGDNGRICFTGKALKLIFRLSRGIPRLINKLCDYALTAGYITNDYVIDRSHVKKAEKELFSPVFKNNFFKSAGLRASSWNMVKYWPVLLFLIILPMALCWRDIIPSTILSVKALTKQEIASWVIKNQHVADNTKTGFYKIPDQNGKNIYSKTDGAKKFQNQITAVKQVEGEKNWVIQVASLKKSKAADRMVAELQNKGFQAFTQKKEVPGKGVRHRIRIGYFKDIDQARLAQTRLKSLNYQGVIY from the coding sequence CCTTCGGGAAGCGCCGTTTTCCATAACTCCGGATCCGGAATTCCTGTTTGCTTCAGGTACCCACCAGAGCGTTCTCGACAGAATTATATACGGTATAGAAAATTGGTTCGGATTTATCCTGCTGGTGGGAGAAGTGGGAACAGGGAAAACGACTATTTGCAGATCTATCCTGGACAGACTCGAAAACAGAGCCAGGACAGTATTGATTATTAATCCTGCTGTTTCAGGAAAAGAGCTTATTTCCGGCATTCTGCATGATTTGAAAGTTACCCATCGCAAGAATGCATCAAAAAAGGAGTTGATAGATTGTTTAAACCGGTTTTTAATTAAAGTTGCAGATAACATTCCTGTAGTCGTTATTATTGATGATGCACAGGCAATGCCGTTTGATGCTCTCGAAGATCTCAGGCTTCTATCTAACCTTGAAACTGACAAGAAAAAGCTGCTTCAGATAGTGCTTGCAGGCCAGCCTGAACTGGCGGAAAATATTTCCCGCAGAGAATTAAGGCAGCTTCGGCAAAGGATTTCGATCGACTGCCGTCTTGATGTTTTGTCAAAAAACGAAATCGAAGGATATATCCGGCACCGGCTTTATATCTCAGGAGATAATGGCCGCATCTGCTTTACGGGCAAAGCGCTTAAGCTGATATTTCGATTATCAAGGGGGATACCAAGATTAATCAACAAGCTTTGTGATTATGCTTTAACCGCAGGTTATATAACAAACGACTATGTGATCGACCGAAGTCATGTAAAAAAAGCAGAAAAAGAACTTTTTAGTCCTGTTTTTAAAAATAATTTTTTTAAAAGCGCTGGATTGCGAGCCTCCTCATGGAATATGGTAAAGTATTGGCCGGTTTTGCTCTTTCTGATTATTTTACCGATGGCGCTTTGCTGGCGGGATATTATTCCCTCTACTATTTTATCCGTCAAGGCTTTGACAAAACAAGAGATAGCGTCATGGGTAATAAAAAATCAACACGTTGCTGATAATACAAAAACCGGATTTTATAAAATACCGGACCAGAATGGGAAAAATATTTATAGTAAAACTGATGGGGCTAAAAAATTTCAAAATCAGATAACTGCAGTTAAACAGGTTGAAGGTGAAAAGAACTGGGTTATACAGGTAGCCTCTTTAAAAAAATCAAAAGCTGCGGATAGAATGGTTGCAGAACTTCAAAATAAAGGTTTTCAGGCCTTTACTCAAAAAAAAGAGGTTCCGGGCAAAGGCGTCCGGCACAGAATCCGAATCGGTTATTTTAAAGATATTGATCAAGCCCGTTTAGCGCAAACAAGATTAAAATCGCTAAACTATCAAGGAGTAATCTATTAA
- a CDS encoding tetratricopeptide repeat protein: MSLLNDALRKNNAGRKKKEPLDAPELKINGASKIKTWLKLSACGGVAFFLALFICRQVFFCSDSDGMEQKPGNFFNAAKHTPEKVEPVLTCEIASRKKSGFSSAPEKKESQAEKVISEPEVIAKIDLPVKKKDTSNKLLAKKKFSSKKNKQKENYEKKVRSEEIFYKKALTYQKANRFNQAIRMYREVLKNNPERRDALLNIGACYIKISEFSNAIIYLDKLKTLETGSCDGLINIAVAQIKLGRFNKALVCLDEAEALIKIPRFEIFLYRGLAFSRLNEPDQALKWYRKAEQLVPKNSLLLFNMAILFDKQKIYPEAVKYYSACLGGADLLSDEEQKAVKKQVGLIKRFMKPREYAGLKITGNKKAK, translated from the coding sequence ATGAGCCTGTTAAACGATGCCTTGAGAAAAAATAATGCCGGGCGTAAAAAAAAGGAACCACTCGATGCGCCGGAATTAAAAATAAACGGCGCGTCAAAAATAAAAACCTGGTTAAAGCTTTCAGCCTGTGGCGGGGTCGCATTTTTTTTAGCGCTTTTTATCTGCCGGCAGGTTTTTTTCTGTTCCGATTCCGACGGCATGGAACAAAAGCCTGGTAATTTTTTTAATGCGGCAAAACATACGCCGGAAAAGGTCGAACCTGTTTTAACCTGTGAAATAGCGTCCAGGAAAAAAAGCGGTTTTTCAAGCGCGCCTGAAAAAAAAGAATCACAAGCTGAAAAGGTTATTTCTGAGCCGGAAGTTATTGCCAAAATTGATTTGCCTGTAAAAAAGAAAGACACAAGCAATAAACTTTTAGCAAAAAAAAAATTTTCCTCCAAAAAAAATAAACAAAAAGAAAATTATGAAAAAAAGGTAAGATCAGAGGAAATTTTTTATAAAAAAGCCTTAACATATCAAAAAGCAAACAGGTTCAATCAGGCAATCCGGATGTACAGGGAAGTTTTGAAAAATAATCCTGAGCGCCGGGATGCGCTGTTAAATATAGGAGCATGCTATATAAAAATTTCCGAGTTTTCAAACGCAATCATATATCTTGACAAGCTTAAAACCCTGGAAACCGGATCTTGTGATGGATTGATAAACATTGCGGTTGCGCAGATCAAACTGGGTCGGTTCAATAAAGCCCTTGTCTGCCTGGACGAAGCGGAAGCGCTGATAAAAATCCCGCGATTCGAAATATTTCTTTATCGCGGGTTGGCTTTCAGCCGGCTTAATGAACCGGATCAAGCCTTAAAGTGGTACCGCAAGGCAGAGCAGCTTGTTCCGAAAAATTCTCTTTTACTTTTTAACATGGCAATTTTATTTGATAAGCAGAAGATCTATCCCGAGGCGGTAAAATACTATTCAGCCTGTTTGGGAGGCGCTGATTTACTCTCGGATGAGGAACAAAAAGCCGTTAAAAAACAGGTAGGCTTGATTAAGAGATTTATGAAGCCGCGCGAATATGCCGGCCTGAAAATTACCGGAAATAAAAAGGCAAAATGA